The DNA sequence CGCAAAGCTTTCGATCAGTGGTTAGCCACCCAGCCAGCTATTGCTCCCGTCATGCCCTGGACGGACAAGCCTACCATTCCCCTGGACTTGGGGGTGGGGAGCCTGGATTTAGGCAATAACGAGAATTTTCTGACCATCCAGCCTTTCGCTAAAACCGTTGATCGGATGCTGGCCGAAGCGGAGGCAGATTTTGGCGTCGGCGGTTACGGTGAGATACGCCCATTTTATACTACCGATGCCTACCAGGTCATGGGCAATGCTGGTGCCCAGTGGCGTACCGTTCACCTGGGGCTGGATGTGTGGGGTGTTGCCGAAACACCGGTCTTTGCGCCCTTGGCGGGAACGGTTGTTAGCGCTGCCGACAATGCGGGTGAGCGCGATTATGGGCCCACTATTATTCTCCAACACGAGGTTGCTCCCTCGCTCACGTTTTATACCCTTTATGGCCACCTCAGCCGTTCGTCGCTGACCAATATTGAAGTCGGACAGACGGTAGCTGCGGGCCAGCAAATCGCTACCATTGGCCCAGCGCCCGAGAATGGCAACTGGCCTCCACATCTCCACTTTCAGATCATCCTCGACCTGCTGGACAATACGCAGGATTTTCCCGGCGTCGCTTACCCCGACGAAAGGGCTACCTGGCTCAGCAATTGCCCCGACCCTGGGTTGTTCTATCCCGAACTGCCCCAGCTACCGCAAGCTCCGCTAACGGTCAAAGAGCTACTCTCCATTCGCCAGCAAAAGTTGGGCCGCAGCCTCAGCATTTCTTATCAAGAGCCTCTGCACATCGTGCGCGGCTTCGGGGCTTACCTCTACGATACGGATGCCCGCCGCTACCTCGATACCGTCAACAATGTGGCACATGTCGGGCATGAGCACCCCAAAGTTGTGCGTGCTGCCCAGCGCCAGCAGGCGGTCCTCAACACCAATACCCGCTACCTGCACCCCAATCTGGTGCAGTTTGCCGAAGAGCTGGTTGCTACCATGCCCGAGGGCTTATCGGTGGTGCATTTCGTCAATTCGGGCAGCGAAGCCAACGAGCTCGCCCTGCGCATGGCCAAAATCTGGGCGGGCCAGCAGGATATGATCGCCCTGGAGATTGGTTACCATGGCAATACCGGGGCCTGCATTGATATCAGCAGTTATAAGTTTGCTGGCAAAGGCGGTCGGGGGGCGCCTCCCCACACGCACATTGTGCCCTTGCCGGATACTTTCCGGGGCCGCTACCGTGATCCCCACACGGCGGGCCAGCTTTACGCCAGCCACGTTCAAGAGGCCATTGAGCGGGTACAATCCCAGGGACGCAATATCGCCGGGTTCATCGCCGAGAGCATCGTCAGTTGCGGCGGGCAGATCGTTTTGCCACTGGGCTATCTGCCCGCAGCTTACCAGATGGTACGCGCCGCTGGCGGCTTGTGCATCGCCGACGAGGTCCAGGTTGGCTTCGGTAGGGTAGGGCAGCACTTTTGGGGCTTTGAGCTACAAGGCGTGGTGCCCGATATCGTCACGTTGGGCAAACCCATCGGCAATGGTCATCCTTTGGCGGCAGTGGTTACCACGCCGGCGGTCGCCGACGCCTTCGCCAACGGCATGGAGTTCTTCAATACTTTTGGGGGCAACCCCGTGTCCTGCGCCATTGGTCGTGCCGTCTTGGAGGTCATCAAGACCGAAAACCTACAGGCCAATGCCCAGCAAGTAGGCCACTATCTACGCCAGGGTTTGCTCGCCTTGCAACAGGAATTCCCCATCATCGGCGACGTTCGCGGCCCCGGCTTCTTCCAGGGCATCGAGCTGATCACCGATCCCGAAAGGTTGACGCCTGCTGCTGCACAAGCCAACTATCTCGCCAATCGTATGCGCCAGCGCGGCATCCTCATGAGCACCGACGGCCCTTTACATAACGTTCTCAAAATCAAGCCGCCCATGTGCTTCTCGCAAGAGAATGCGGATTTTCTTTTAGCGAATATGCACTTCGTCCTTAAAGAAAACAAGATGCAGGTGTAAATGGATGGTTAGGGGCCCTGCCTTCGTCCTGGCGGTCCTGGGCACCAGGCTGTCTGTCCCTGCGGTCCGCCCATCCTTGGTCCTTGTGGGGTTGTGTAAAAAGCGCCAAATAGAAAAAGATATGAGCAGAGTGTTTTAACTTTAAGTTGAAGCCAAAAAGAAAAGCCCCCTGCTCATGTCAACAAAGATAACACAAAGAGAGAATATTCGCTTTAAAGCTTACACCCAAGACATTGTAATAGATCTTCCTTTACGGATCGAAGAGCTGGTAAAAGACAATGTTTTGGCGCAGATCATTAATAAGGTAATACAAGAAATAGAGATCAAAGAGTTGGAATGTTACTACAGTGGTATAGGTCGGCCTCCTTATCATCCTCGGATGTTACTTAAGGTATGGATTTATGGTTATTGTACCAAGGTGTATACGAGTCGTCCCTTAGCGAAGAAGTTAGGCGAAGATTTGGTTTTCATGTGGCTGTCTGGTGGTCAGCGTCCTTGTTTTAAAACACTGAGTGAATTTCGCTCCTGTCGAATGCAGGACTTGGTAGATACAGTCTTGAGCCAAGTGTTATTTTATTTGGTAGAGCAGGGCTATGTCAACTTGAGTGACTTGTATGTAGATGGCAGCAAGTGGGCTGCAAATGCCAATAAACATAAAATTGTCTGGCGCAAGAACACGGAACGCTATAAGGCCATGGTATTAGAGCGTATAGATAGCCTGCTAGAAGAGGTGCGGGAGTTGCAGCAAGCGGAGGATAATATTTATGGGACTAAGGATTTACTCCAGCGTCAAGAGGCCGAACAAATTTATCTGGTCTTGAACAGTGAAGACTTAGAGAGGCAGCTTCGTTACCTCAATGAAATTATAGCAGAACAAGGAGACAAAAAACGAAAACAATCTTTGGAAAGAATCCATCGTCATTTGTCAAAAGAACAAGTCAACTTAGATAAATACGAAGAGCAGGAATTGATCCTGGCGGGTCGTAACTCTTATTCTAAGACGGACGAAGATGCCACAGCCCTGCGCATGAAAGATGATCAATTGTTGCCTGGGTACAATATACAGATTACGACATCGGATCAATTTATTGTCAATGCTACGGTTCATCAGGGTGCTTCTGACAGCCCTACTTTGCCCCCTCATGTCCTACAACTAGAACAACGGGTGAGTGGACTGGTAGAATCGGATTGGAAGATGGATTATACGGCAGATGCCGGTTATGGCAGTGAAGAGAATTATAGTTTTTTAGCAGAAAAAGGCCATACGGCTTATGTGAAGTATCCGCTGTGGTACCAGGAAGTTACCGGCAAACTGGACAAACAACTTTTTAATACCACCAATTGGTATTATGATCCAGATCAGGATTATTACCAATGCCCCAATGAGAAGAAACTATTGTTCAGCCATGAGTTCACAAGTAAGAGCAACAATGGATATGAAAGTAGAACACGGGTTTATGAATCAGAAAGCTGTGCCCAATGTCCTTTTTATGAACAATGCCGAGGCCCAAATGCTAAACCGGGTACTCATCGAAGGGTGAAAAAGAGGGAGAAATTGGAGGCTTTTAAAAAAGAGGTCAAACAACGACTGGCATCAGAAAAAGGCTTAGAGAAACGATCCCAACGTGGTATCGATGTGGAAACGCCCTTTGCCAATATAAAACACAATATGGGACATCGTCGGTTCCTTCTCCGAGGCATCGACAAAGTCAATGTTGAGTTCCAGTTCCTAGCAATAGCTCACAATCTTAAGAAGGTTTATTGCCTTCAGACAGGGATCTGGGAGGATCACTATGTCCAAAGAGCAGCAAGAAGTGCTACTAAACACAAAAAAAGAGCTTAAAAACTCTTTTTTTGAACCTAAAAGGAAAAAATGCTAGTGAGAACTCTAAGGGAGGACTCACCAGCAGTGTTTTTCAAACAAAACAAGAAACGTCAGCCATCAGCCGATCAAAAGCCTGTTAAGCAACTTGAGGGCTTTTTACACAACCCCCTCGCGCTTCAGGCTTCGCATTGCGCGCCAAATCTCTACGGGCCACGGCCCGCCCATTTACCCGCTGGCGGGGTCAACTCGGAGAGTTGGGGATGGATACCGCTTGGGTGGAGGTGGCCGCAGGGGCAGAGGTGGGGTCTCCACTAGCACGATAGGTTCGTGAGACCCGGTTAGAGTTGCTCCGCTCCCCAACCGTATGATCGCACTCTACGGTTGGGACACTTCTCGACCAAAATCAGGAGAGGGATCAAGTAAAAACACCTCGGAGAGGTGGAATATTGGTAGAAAAGAATGAATAAACAAGGAAACGACCTCGGATGAGCCCGTCTGGCCAAGGCTTGCCGGACAGGGTCGCACAAGAGTAAATACCATCTTCCCTTTTGATTTTTTCTACCAGGTGATCCAATAGGAATTGATATTCTACCTCCTCCGAGGTCGTTTTAACGCTTAATAAACATCGTTCTACCAATATTTGACCTCTACTGAGGTCAAGACACATATAATGTGTCCCAACCGTAGATCGCACTGGTACGATCAGCTCTCCGCAAACCCAAAGAACAAACCTACTCCACCATCACCTTCCCCAGCAGCACCTTGCCCTCGCGGCTGCGGGCGCGTACGAGGTACATGCCCGGCGTCCACTGTGCACAATCGATGAGTGCCGGACTGGCGGTTAAGGTTTGTTGTAGCATACGTTGCCCATTGGTGGTGAATACCTCTATGGCTAGCGGGTAGGGGCTAGGCCCGTCTTCGAGCCAGCGGAGTTGGAAGAACCCCTTGGCTGGATTGGGGAAGAGGTGCAGGGTGGCTTGCGTGGGCAATTCCACGGGCTGGTCGGTATCTACGACGGTGGTGCCCATGATTTGAAATAGGCCACAGTCGGGCTCCAGGCAGCCGGTGCTGTCGAGCTTGACGAGCCAGATGTTGGGGTTGTTGATGTAAGGGTCGTAATTGGGGAAGCTGTCCTGCAAGAGGCCAGTAAGGACGATACCCCCATCGGGTGCTTCCACCACATCGGTAAAGTAATGCTGATTGAAGGGGAAGCGGACATCGGCGATATAACGCTGCCAGCGCAGCTCTCCCTGGGGGCTCATGCGGAAGACCCAGCCGCCGGTGCCCAGGTCGAGGTCATCGAGCACTACCGATCCGGCGGCAATGATATCGCCATTGGCGGCTTTGGTCATGCCCTTGATGTAGCGAAAGCGCTCGTTGTCAAAATCGTACTGCCGGAGGCTGTCGCCGTCTTCATTCATCCACCGGATCAGTGGCGGATAGCTAAAGGTATCGACCCATGGAATGGCCAAATCCTGCACCCAATTGAAGACAATGGAGCTGTCATCCATGAGCAGTAGGTCAGCATTGTCTGCGCCCCAGCCATCCCGCGAAGCAGCGGGCAACTCGCGGGTCCATATTTCCTGCCCGGCAGTATCGAGGCGGGTAGCGAAAAAGCGGTAAGGAGGGCGTAGGTTACATAGTGCCGGAGAGGGGCACATGGCGTAGGTGACCAAATAATCGTTGCTGGGTAGACGGAGGTGGTCAAGGTGCTGGTAAGAACCTTCAATATGATATAGATCTCGTTCCCAAATAATATTTCCTTCCGGAGTTATTTTTATAACCCAAGGGGTAAAACGATTTTCTCCTGGCAGTACCCTTCCCCCTAACAAGAGCATGTTGTTCTGATCATCGGCCTTGATCAACTTTTCGCCAATGTCAAAAAACGCTTCTTCGTAGATTCTGGTGAAGATGGAATCTCCGGTGAGCGGATCAAATTTAATTAAACCAACATCTAAATCGGTAGTGGGAGAATAAACACTTAAAACAAGATAGTGGTTAAGGGAATCTAGCGCAAAGTAGGAACCCGCGAGACTAGGGAAGACACTAAATTCGTTATTGGAAAATTCTTTGGTGAAGATTTCTTGCCCAAGAGCATCATAAAGCTGCCAAACGGTGCAAGCTGCACCAGGAGGATAAGGACAGGTTTGTAAACTTACCACAGCAAAGCCGTTGCCAAAGTTTTCTATTTGTGCACCCACTTCCGCTGTGCCTCCAATATCAATACTACGATAAAAAGTAGTTTGCCCTTTTGCACTAATATTCATTAGAGAGCAGCTTAGGAGCAAATAGAATAAGATGTAGTTATTTTTGACTTTCATCTCTTGTTTTATTAGGGTATAAAATATGCTTGCCGCCAGCGTGTAAGCTCTGGCGGCAAGCAGGTAGATTTTTATCTGGCTAGCACAGGGAAAAATCTATGATTAGATAGTTATTGCTGGATAACCAGCCGCTGGGTATGCAGTATCTCGTCCACTTTTTCCACGCGCAGGATAAAGATACCATTGGGTAGCCCGGTGATGTCTGTGAAAAGGGGGAGTTGGGTAGGGAGGCTTTTTTAGGTAAATAAGAGAGAAAAGCAATGCGCGCTAGCAACGGTGTTTTCTTGTTTTTTAAAATTAAGGTTAATAAAATAATAAATCAAGCGTTTTAGAATAATAAAATTAAATTTAACATTCAGTTATTGTTTCGCAGTGCGCAAGACGTAGCCTGAAGCCCGCCGCACCCCGAGCCTTCTTGAGAGCAGGACAAGGACGACGGAGGAGAGTTGCTCCCTAGAGCAGGGTTTCATACCCTGCACTCCGTAGAGCAGGGGGTCATACCCTGCACGAAGGAGCAACGGACAGCCCGGTATCGATTCTTCTGCTGCGTAAGGCAGGGTTGTATACCCTGCTCTACTGCAATTTCCGTTCCCCAAAAGACAAATTCCCTTTTGGGTAGTGAAGACCCACCACAATTCTTTAGCTTCGCATTCGTAACCAGCTTCAGCCAGGTACCTCCCGACACCACACATTATCAATTATATCCGTTTACTACATGACTAAGACTAGTATGGTCTTGCTGTTAGCAGGACTTTTGTGGGCTGATTTTGCCCTCGCTCAAAACAACGCTTCAGCCCATAAAATTGACGCGACCGTCGAGCAGACGTACGCAGAATACCTGGGGCACATTCCAGCAGTCAGAACCCTCATTCCAGTGCCTGCTACTGATCCAGAACGCCGGAAAATGGGCAAAAAACCACGTTCAGTCCCCAAGAATTTCCAGGGGCGCGGCAAGCAAGAGGTAGTTTTTCCCGAGCGACAATTCATCGGCCCCGATCCTGTTCGCCAAACCAGCATCACAGGAGGGGGTAATTTTGCGGAGCCGCTGGTAAATATCAATGGTCTTTTTACGGGCTCTTCCCCACACGATCCTTCTGGCGATGTTGGCCGCAACCATTACTTGCAGGCAGTCAATGCGACCCAGCTGGGCGTTTACGATAAGGAAGGAAACATCATCACTTCTTTTGCCGCCAATACCATTTGGAGCAGCATTGGCTTCTCTTCGGCGGGTGACCCCATCGTTCTTTACGACCAAGAAGCGGAGCGCTGGCTGATCACCGAGTTTCCTAATGGCAACCGTCTGCTGGTGGCTATCTCCGCTACCGATGATCCGCTAGGGGAGTGGGATGCTTTTAGCTTCTCGACGCCCAGTTTTCCGGATTATCCTAAATATGGTATCTGGGGCAACGCCTACTCCGTGACCACCAACGAAGGCGGAACCGGTACGCTACACGCCTATTTTATCGATCGCCAGGCTATTCTGGATGTTGCGGCTATGGTACCTATTCAGCGTATTGGTCTGCCGGGTACCAGCAATACAGAATCGGGCTTTACGGTGGCGACACCGGTAGATTGGACGGGCCCCGACCAACCCAGCGACGAGCCATTGATTGTCACTCTAAACGATTCCTCCTGGAGCGGCAACGAAGAAGATGCCATTGAGGTGTACAGCATCAAACTCAACTGGGAAGACCCTGACCTCACCGAGGTGACCAACACCAGTGTGGTGACTGCTCCTTACGATGCCTACGCTTGTGCGGCCCCGGGCTTTGGTTTTGCTTGTATCCCGCAGCTAGGTGGGAACGGTATCGACGGTATCCCGGAGGTAATCATGAACCAAACCATCTACCGCAATTTCGGCGATTACGAAACCATGGTGATGAACTTCATGACGGATGTCGATGGGAATGAACTTTCGGGAATTCGCTGGACAGAAATACGCCGCTATCCCGGCGAAGATTGGGCGGTTTACCAGGAAGGTACCTGGGCTCCAGATGATGGCCTGCACCGCTTCATGGGAGGCATCGCCATGGACAGTGAAGGCAATATTGGGCTGGCCTACAACGTGAGTAGCGAAGATACCTACGTAGGTGTACGTTTCACTGGCCGCAGGGCTACGGACCCACTGGGAGAAATGACGTTTGAAGAATACAATGTGGTGGATGGACAAAGCACCATTAACTCCGGCAGTCGTTTTGGTGATTATGCCCACATGTCCATTGATCCGATCAATGACCGTACCTTCTGGTACACCACGGAGTACGCTGGTGCCAATGGTACGCGGACCCGCATTGTTGCGTTTGATCTGCGTAAAGATACGACCGACCTGGCGCCCGTGGAGCTGCTCAGTCCACTGTCGGCACCGGAGCTTACGGCAACGGAGATGATTCAAATGGAGGTCATCAACCAGGGGCTGGACACTTTAGAGAACTTTAGTGTTGGCTATGTCTTCAATGGCAATCCTGCCGTGATTGATACCTTGATGGTGACCCTCTTCCCTGACAGCACCTACGTGCATACTTTTGCTACCACGGAAGATCTGTCCATTATTGGTGA is a window from the Lewinella sp. LCG006 genome containing:
- a CDS encoding IS1182 family transposase, which gives rise to MSTKITQRENIRFKAYTQDIVIDLPLRIEELVKDNVLAQIINKVIQEIEIKELECYYSGIGRPPYHPRMLLKVWIYGYCTKVYTSRPLAKKLGEDLVFMWLSGGQRPCFKTLSEFRSCRMQDLVDTVLSQVLFYLVEQGYVNLSDLYVDGSKWAANANKHKIVWRKNTERYKAMVLERIDSLLEEVRELQQAEDNIYGTKDLLQRQEAEQIYLVLNSEDLERQLRYLNEIIAEQGDKKRKQSLERIHRHLSKEQVNLDKYEEQELILAGRNSYSKTDEDATALRMKDDQLLPGYNIQITTSDQFIVNATVHQGASDSPTLPPHVLQLEQRVSGLVESDWKMDYTADAGYGSEENYSFLAEKGHTAYVKYPLWYQEVTGKLDKQLFNTTNWYYDPDQDYYQCPNEKKLLFSHEFTSKSNNGYESRTRVYESESCAQCPFYEQCRGPNAKPGTHRRVKKREKLEAFKKEVKQRLASEKGLEKRSQRGIDVETPFANIKHNMGHRRFLLRGIDKVNVEFQFLAIAHNLKKVYCLQTGIWEDHYVQRAARSATKHKKRA
- a CDS encoding T9SS type A sorting domain-containing protein, coding for MTKTSMVLLLAGLLWADFALAQNNASAHKIDATVEQTYAEYLGHIPAVRTLIPVPATDPERRKMGKKPRSVPKNFQGRGKQEVVFPERQFIGPDPVRQTSITGGGNFAEPLVNINGLFTGSSPHDPSGDVGRNHYLQAVNATQLGVYDKEGNIITSFAANTIWSSIGFSSAGDPIVLYDQEAERWLITEFPNGNRLLVAISATDDPLGEWDAFSFSTPSFPDYPKYGIWGNAYSVTTNEGGTGTLHAYFIDRQAILDVAAMVPIQRIGLPGTSNTESGFTVATPVDWTGPDQPSDEPLIVTLNDSSWSGNEEDAIEVYSIKLNWEDPDLTEVTNTSVVTAPYDAYACAAPGFGFACIPQLGGNGIDGIPEVIMNQTIYRNFGDYETMVMNFMTDVDGNELSGIRWTEIRRYPGEDWAVYQEGTWAPDDGLHRFMGGIAMDSEGNIGLAYNVSSEDTYVGVRFTGRRATDPLGEMTFEEYNVVDGQSTINSGSRFGDYAHMSIDPINDRTFWYTTEYAGANGTRTRIVAFDLRKDTTDLAPVELLSPLSAPELTATEMIQMEVINQGLDTLENFSVGYVFNGNPAVIDTLMVTLFPDSTYVHTFATTEDLSIIGDYPFTLFVHTESDDQPRNDTLDVVVSHLPRFDVGVTNITTNAEVTCGTEFTVGIVLNNLGTDTLTSALVSPVLNGTALDPIMWEGSLASGEFAIINLVITTAIDGMNTLSVAAAMPNGGPDQRPENDGFSRDFDVLLNGIQAMLNILTDEYPAETTWELATENGEVLYEGGPYEGQFTLVTERLCIDPEACYVFTMYDSYGDGICCAYGEGNYEITDEEGLPLLTSTGEFAFVETNNFCATFTCTLAGDVEVAPTSAPGVEDGTILVIASDGVGPFTYSVDGGANFQEENFFTGLPAGDYEVVILGAGDCAYMETVTIASCTLEFSTATVMGESEVGASDGQIEVLVVNGVPPYTYQLGNTNQDQPLFDNLTAGEYTLTIQDALGCTVDVNITLDVIISTDNLTTISGTPILVYPNPTEGVFQIELPGLETNTIFQPVQVYDGKGSLLYQSQLTQYDGRYIGSLSLYAYPDGVYFVRFLDERVARLVRIVKQ
- a CDS encoding aminotransferase class III-fold pyridoxal phosphate-dependent enzyme, coding for MAKTLPAGFFRDIGEITTLVKNHYGLTVTARPLAGEVDLNFYLQTPAGEEYTLKISRPGESRATLEFQAAILEHLSRQTLPWPVPRMVPSLSGKYLLEMKDKEGRVHFVRLQSWVSGRLLDEINPRSPELLQQWGAACGHLNLALADFDHPEAHRFYKWDPSQTLFSRQHLPLFATPAQQEIANYFWDRFEKIVQPQLTSLRTTVNYNDAHELNLLVNDEGESPTICGVIDFGDALHTQLVNELAIACAYGVMGLPDPLTAACQLTRGFHQIRPLTEAEVAVLFEMIAARLLITVASAAHNQQAEPDNEYLQVSEQPAWELLQKWRKISPAQAHYRLREACGWEPVPQRKAFDQWLATQPAIAPVMPWTDKPTIPLDLGVGSLDLGNNENFLTIQPFAKTVDRMLAEAEADFGVGGYGEIRPFYTTDAYQVMGNAGAQWRTVHLGLDVWGVAETPVFAPLAGTVVSAADNAGERDYGPTIILQHEVAPSLTFYTLYGHLSRSSLTNIEVGQTVAAGQQIATIGPAPENGNWPPHLHFQIILDLLDNTQDFPGVAYPDERATWLSNCPDPGLFYPELPQLPQAPLTVKELLSIRQQKLGRSLSISYQEPLHIVRGFGAYLYDTDARRYLDTVNNVAHVGHEHPKVVRAAQRQQAVLNTNTRYLHPNLVQFAEELVATMPEGLSVVHFVNSGSEANELALRMAKIWAGQQDMIALEIGYHGNTGACIDISSYKFAGKGGRGAPPHTHIVPLPDTFRGRYRDPHTAGQLYASHVQEAIERVQSQGRNIAGFIAESIVSCGGQIVLPLGYLPAAYQMVRAAGGLCIADEVQVGFGRVGQHFWGFELQGVVPDIVTLGKPIGNGHPLAAVVTTPAVADAFANGMEFFNTFGGNPVSCAIGRAVLEVIKTENLQANAQQVGHYLRQGLLALQQEFPIIGDVRGPGFFQGIELITDPERLTPAAAQANYLANRMRQRGILMSTDGPLHNVLKIKPPMCFSQENADFLLANMHFVLKENKMQV
- a CDS encoding T9SS type A sorting domain-containing protein, whose translation is MNISAKGQTTFYRSIDIGGTAEVGAQIENFGNGFAVVSLQTCPYPPGAACTVWQLYDALGQEIFTKEFSNNEFSVFPSLAGSYFALDSLNHYLVLSVYSPTTDLDVGLIKFDPLTGDSIFTRIYEEAFFDIGEKLIKADDQNNMLLLGGRVLPGENRFTPWVIKITPEGNIIWERDLYHIEGSYQHLDHLRLPSNDYLVTYAMCPSPALCNLRPPYRFFATRLDTAGQEIWTRELPAASRDGWGADNADLLLMDDSSIVFNWVQDLAIPWVDTFSYPPLIRWMNEDGDSLRQYDFDNERFRYIKGMTKAANGDIIAAGSVVLDDLDLGTGGWVFRMSPQGELRWQRYIADVRFPFNQHYFTDVVEAPDGGIVLTGLLQDSFPNYDPYINNPNIWLVKLDSTGCLEPDCGLFQIMGTTVVDTDQPVELPTQATLHLFPNPAKGFFQLRWLEDGPSPYPLAIEVFTTNGQRMLQQTLTASPALIDCAQWTPGMYLVRARSREGKVLLGKVMVE